From a single Pseudalkalibacillus hwajinpoensis genomic region:
- the gabT gene encoding 4-aminobutyrate--2-oxoglutarate transaminase: MIMSKNASIKTSLPGPVASQLLERRQNIVPDAVSCGIPTFAKEASGVRVTDVDGNTFIDFAGAIGTINVGHCHPRVKEALHDQVDKYIHTGFNVMMYEPYIELAEKLAALAPGNHQKKVLLQNSGAEAVENAVKIARKYTGRQAIVTFQNAFHGRTLMTMSMTSKVKPYKFGFGPFAPEVYKAPFPYAYRRPGEMSEADYSDFMIQQFNDFLLKEVAPETIAAVVMEPVQGEGGFIVPDKSFVQAVKNICEQHGILFVADEIQTGFARTGRYFASEHFDIVPDLITVSKSLGAGTPISGVIGRREVMDAADQGELGGTYSGSPLGCRAALAVLDVIEDEGLNQRALQIGEKVRERFTYLAKEFSFIGDVRGLGAMNAIEIVGEGKAPDKDLSKKILAEAQQRGLLLLGAGVYGNVIRFLMPLVITDDELEEGLFIIEESIRKVSTNHLDKGVL, translated from the coding sequence ATGATCATGTCAAAGAATGCTTCAATTAAAACGAGTTTACCAGGACCTGTAGCGAGTCAGTTGTTAGAACGACGGCAGAACATAGTTCCAGACGCAGTTAGTTGTGGGATTCCAACTTTTGCTAAGGAAGCATCTGGAGTGAGAGTGACGGATGTTGATGGGAATACGTTCATTGATTTTGCTGGTGCGATTGGTACGATCAATGTTGGGCATTGTCATCCACGAGTGAAGGAAGCATTGCATGATCAAGTCGATAAATATATTCACACAGGGTTTAATGTGATGATGTACGAGCCATATATTGAGTTAGCTGAAAAGCTAGCAGCATTAGCACCAGGGAACCACCAGAAAAAAGTGCTGCTTCAAAATAGCGGTGCTGAAGCAGTTGAAAATGCGGTGAAAATTGCGAGGAAATACACAGGGCGTCAGGCGATCGTAACGTTCCAAAATGCCTTTCACGGTCGAACGTTAATGACCATGTCGATGACAAGTAAGGTGAAACCATATAAATTCGGTTTTGGTCCGTTTGCACCAGAAGTCTATAAGGCCCCTTTCCCATACGCTTATCGGAGACCGGGTGAAATGAGTGAAGCTGATTATAGTGATTTCATGATTCAACAGTTCAACGATTTTCTTTTAAAAGAGGTGGCGCCTGAGACCATTGCGGCAGTGGTGATGGAGCCTGTGCAGGGTGAGGGTGGCTTTATTGTGCCGGATAAATCGTTTGTTCAGGCCGTTAAGAACATTTGTGAACAGCACGGCATTCTATTTGTCGCTGACGAGATTCAGACAGGTTTTGCGCGAACAGGACGTTATTTTGCATCAGAACACTTTGATATTGTTCCTGATCTAATCACTGTTTCGAAGTCTTTAGGTGCCGGCACCCCTATTAGCGGCGTGATTGGGAGGAGAGAAGTGATGGATGCGGCAGATCAAGGAGAGCTTGGTGGTACGTATAGCGGAAGCCCGCTCGGATGTCGTGCCGCACTCGCCGTTTTGGATGTGATCGAAGATGAAGGGCTCAATCAACGAGCGCTACAAATTGGGGAGAAAGTAAGAGAAAGATTTACTTATTTAGCTAAGGAGTTCTCTTTTATCGGAGATGTTCGGGGGTTAGGTGCGATGAATGCGATTGAAATCGTAGGTGAGGGAAAAGCTCCTGATAAAGATCTCTCGAAAAAGATCCTGGCAGAAGCACAGCAACGTGGTTTGCTTTTACTAGGGGCAGGGGTTTATGGGAATGTTATCCGATTCTTGATGCCGCTTGTTATCACTGATGATGAGTTAGAAGAAGGGTTGTTCATTATAGAAGAGTCCATCCGAAAGGTTTCCACCAATCATTTGGATAAAGGAGTTTTATAA
- a CDS encoding APC family permease, translating into MEGKEKKLKKVLSKFDLLFLALGAMLGWGWVVLSGTWLTSAGSYGAVLAFAIGGFLVICVGLNYAELASAMPKVGGEHEYVHRALGENASFIASWAITLGYVSVATFEAVALPTVIDYLLPDYQAGYLWTIAGWDVHLNWVLIGSAGAVIITLINYIGLKQAAVLQTVFTLVIVAAGLLLIFGAGVNGEPANLTPHFIGGMGGIMTVLVMVPFLFVGFDVIPQVAEEANLPHDQIGKFLVISVIGAIVFYIAIAIGVSLGLSPDQLASTELATADAMGNLFGSALFAKLLILGGVAGIITSWNSFVIGGSRVLYAMAKSGMLPSWFGRLHPKFHTPSNAVLFIGILSMLAPLLGRSALVWIVDAGGLGIVTAYFLVAWSFIKLRKTEPEMKRPFRAAKSPVYGYLALVLSFGFITLYLPGMPAALIWPYEWIMIAIWFFIGLYFFMRMRKGVYKDSGVGM; encoded by the coding sequence ATGGAAGGCAAAGAGAAGAAACTCAAGAAGGTACTGTCAAAGTTTGACCTGCTCTTTCTTGCGCTAGGGGCTATGCTTGGCTGGGGATGGGTTGTTTTATCAGGAACGTGGCTTACTTCTGCCGGATCTTATGGAGCCGTTCTTGCTTTTGCAATCGGTGGATTCCTCGTCATATGTGTCGGACTAAATTACGCTGAGCTGGCGTCTGCCATGCCGAAAGTAGGTGGTGAGCATGAGTATGTCCACCGAGCGCTCGGAGAGAATGCGTCGTTCATCGCATCCTGGGCGATTACATTGGGATATGTATCCGTTGCGACGTTTGAAGCTGTTGCGTTACCTACTGTAATTGATTATTTGCTCCCGGATTACCAAGCAGGATACCTTTGGACAATTGCTGGCTGGGATGTTCATTTGAACTGGGTCCTGATCGGCTCTGCCGGAGCTGTGATTATTACGCTCATTAATTACATTGGTCTTAAGCAAGCGGCTGTGCTACAAACGGTGTTTACACTAGTGATTGTGGCCGCTGGATTATTATTAATTTTCGGTGCAGGTGTGAATGGAGAGCCTGCTAATTTAACTCCTCATTTCATTGGTGGAATGGGTGGCATCATGACGGTGTTAGTCATGGTACCTTTCCTGTTTGTAGGGTTTGATGTTATCCCTCAGGTCGCAGAAGAAGCAAACCTTCCACATGATCAAATAGGTAAGTTTCTCGTTATTTCTGTAATCGGGGCGATTGTTTTTTACATAGCTATCGCAATCGGGGTTTCGCTTGGCCTTAGTCCAGATCAGCTAGCTTCTACTGAACTAGCAACCGCAGATGCGATGGGGAATTTATTCGGATCAGCATTATTTGCTAAACTATTAATTCTTGGTGGTGTGGCAGGAATTATTACGAGCTGGAATTCGTTTGTTATTGGTGGGAGCCGCGTACTTTATGCCATGGCGAAATCTGGTATGCTTCCATCCTGGTTTGGTCGTCTACATCCTAAATTCCACACGCCGTCAAACGCGGTATTATTTATTGGGATTCTTTCCATGCTAGCACCATTGTTAGGAAGATCGGCTCTTGTCTGGATTGTAGACGCTGGTGGTCTTGGTATTGTGACAGCGTATTTCCTTGTAGCGTGGTCATTTATTAAGCTTAGAAAAACAGAACCAGAGATGAAGCGTCCGTTTCGAGCAGCAAAATCACCGGTATATGGCTATCTTGCGCTTGTCTTAAGTTTTGGGTTTATTACGCTATACTTACCAGGAATGCCAGCAGCACTCATCTGGCCTTACGAATGGATTATGATCGCCATCTGGTTCTTCATTGGATTGTACTTCTTTATGAGAATGCGGAAAGGCGTCTATAAAGATAGTGGTGTGGGTATGTAA